In candidate division WOR-3 bacterium, the following are encoded in one genomic region:
- a CDS encoding radical SAM protein, whose product MDAVVWDIIDDIGVLHDSDIISKWLAKHGADDITEAIQAVHTQQKEGLFLSHRPKRMLGYEDPDSLLSTYRAGPEQIILEVTAQCNLRGLYCIFSGQYYYERTHFSCSMSKTVMRQSLAYARSCALAIDGEQERGVSFYGGEPLLRYEVIRELISEFNCDRDVRWIFRIVTNGTLINEEMAKFFAENGVFLQVSLDGPRHIHDRYRVFPNGSPTFDRILKNLAMLRKLAPTYYDTHVVFAVTIGPGSDLHAIDDFFKSEPLVENHPLTITFLSSYDTNLFTRIGNYTPAQVKQREQLKLDYISRLARNEIPTQVQSAFFAKSLRRIHRRTAVRLGEFIPANGTCYPGITRVFVNVNGELTPCEKVGSAACFRLGKVETGIDIKAAKGLIDRYVEVSEKKCIKCWTQRLCDLCFNSGRKGDSLSLHRKREECARALTRFHEELVMYASIMEKNPRAFDALIPYPKQ is encoded by the coding sequence GTGGATGCGGTTGTTTGGGATATAATAGATGACATTGGTGTATTACACGATTCTGATATAATCAGCAAGTGGTTAGCAAAACACGGGGCAGATGACATCACAGAGGCTATACAGGCTGTTCATACGCAACAAAAAGAAGGTCTGTTTTTGTCGCATCGTCCAAAACGCATGCTTGGTTATGAGGACCCTGATTCTCTTTTAAGTACCTACAGGGCAGGTCCGGAGCAGATCATTCTCGAGGTTACAGCTCAGTGTAATTTGAGGGGTCTCTATTGCATCTTTTCTGGACAATACTATTATGAAAGAACCCATTTTTCATGTTCAATGAGCAAAACGGTTATGAGACAATCGCTCGCTTATGCACGTTCCTGCGCACTCGCCATTGACGGGGAACAAGAAAGAGGCGTATCCTTCTATGGTGGTGAGCCTCTTCTTCGTTATGAAGTAATTAGGGAATTAATATCTGAGTTTAATTGCGATAGAGATGTCCGATGGATTTTTAGGATTGTAACAAATGGGACTCTTATTAATGAGGAGATGGCCAAGTTCTTTGCAGAAAATGGAGTTTTCCTCCAGGTCAGCCTTGACGGACCCCGGCACATTCACGACAGGTATAGGGTATTTCCCAATGGTTCCCCCACATTTGATAGAATACTCAAAAACCTAGCGATGCTGCGCAAACTGGCACCCACTTACTATGACACACATGTTGTCTTTGCAGTAACGATAGGACCGGGTTCTGATTTGCATGCGATCGACGATTTCTTTAAAAGCGAGCCGCTTGTGGAGAATCATCCGCTAACCATTACTTTTCTTTCCAGTTATGACACAAACCTGTTCACCCGTATCGGTAATTACACACCCGCACAGGTGAAGCAGCGCGAGCAGCTCAAGCTGGACTACATTTCACGCTTAGCCAGAAATGAAATTCCTACCCAAGTCCAGTCTGCTTTTTTTGCTAAGTCCTTGAGACGGATACATAGACGGACCGCTGTAAGACTGGGAGAATTTATACCCGCGAACGGGACTTGTTATCCTGGCATAACCAGAGTTTTTGTCAATGTAAATGGGGAACTCACACCATGCGAGAAGGTTGGCAGTGCTGCTTGCTTCAGGCTGGGAAAGGTTGAAACCGGCATTGATATAAAAGCGGCAAAAGGATTAATAGACCGGTATGTTGAGGTGTCTGAGAAGAAGTGTATAAAATGCTGGACGCAGCGGCTGTGCGACTTGTGTTTTAATTCCGGTAGAAAAGGGGATTCGTTATCCCTACATCGGAAAAGAGAAGAGTGTGCCAGGGCGCTTACGCGGTTTCACGAGGAACTCGTGATGTATGCCTCAATTATGGAGAAAAATCCGAGGGCGTTTGACGCTTTGATTCCTTATCCGAAACAGTGA
- a CDS encoding ABC transporter ATP-binding protein translates to MSCSQVEGREIKIHALPLRQFICLWRPHLRYALGAGLTSLFIALLGLPGPFLTRFAIDKVFPNRNIHLLTLVAIGLLFLSATTALSSYISSLLMFIFRSKVTVHIQQRLFEHIEHLNMIFHDRTKTGESVSILTGDVSNLQGLMADTLVAFSRNLVTFIIGVITLCSLNWRLALLALGIMPLFIYSTYVFSGQIRKKSGAVQKNFACLLSFLFGWLSAISLIKTFWLEKEIAIRLRNRLEESFAINLSFTKTFLLSGSIAMFIGSLGAILILWYGGQEIMKGRLTLGSFVAFNAILNYLYTPIQVFMGLNSSIQKAFASLERVFTIYNIPAENGDANMPVPADKRMDISFDNVVFGFLGKKPVLHNMSFEIKYGEKVAIVSRSGSGKTTLVKLLLKFYTPEKGRIGIAGIDIRSIRTSDLRKKIGVVHQNEYVLPGTMRDNVRIGKPDASDDELFQALRHTNLYDFIVGLPAGLDTEIGERGVGLSDGEVQRLAISRVILRDPDILIFDEAFSEIDPQSESLIREAIFQLFRDRTVIFITHRLSDVAWAERVIFIDAGRFIGTAPHNELLATLHDYREFWEANNAG, encoded by the coding sequence GTGAGTTGTTCTCAAGTTGAGGGTCGTGAAATAAAAATACATGCTTTACCGTTACGTCAGTTTATTTGTTTGTGGAGACCCCATCTTCGCTATGCCCTCGGGGCAGGTTTGACCAGCTTGTTTATTGCCCTTCTGGGTTTGCCCGGGCCGTTTCTTACCCGATTTGCAATTGATAAGGTCTTCCCGAACCGGAATATTCATCTTCTTACTCTTGTTGCAATTGGTTTATTGTTTCTTTCAGCAACCACCGCACTCAGTAGCTATATTAGCAGTCTGCTTATGTTCATATTTCGTTCCAAAGTCACAGTTCATATTCAGCAGAGGTTATTTGAACACATAGAACACTTAAATATGATATTTCATGATCGCACGAAAACGGGTGAATCAGTTTCAATTCTGACCGGTGACGTTTCCAATCTGCAAGGGTTGATGGCAGATACCCTGGTTGCGTTTTCGCGGAATTTAGTTACCTTTATCATAGGAGTGATTACGCTTTGTTCACTTAACTGGAGGCTTGCACTCCTTGCCTTGGGAATCATGCCGCTATTTATCTACTCAACTTATGTGTTCTCCGGCCAAATTCGTAAGAAATCGGGGGCGGTTCAGAAGAATTTTGCTTGCCTCCTGAGTTTCTTATTCGGGTGGCTTTCAGCAATTTCGTTAATCAAGACGTTCTGGCTGGAAAAAGAAATTGCCATAAGGTTACGCAACCGACTTGAAGAATCATTTGCCATTAACCTCAGCTTCACTAAAACATTTCTCCTTTCAGGTTCTATCGCTATGTTCATCGGTAGTTTGGGAGCTATACTAATCCTGTGGTATGGAGGGCAGGAAATAATGAAGGGACGTCTTACCTTGGGTAGTTTTGTGGCATTTAATGCTATTTTGAACTATCTGTACACTCCGATTCAGGTTTTCATGGGTTTGAATTCCTCCATCCAGAAAGCCTTTGCTTCGCTGGAGAGAGTTTTTACTATCTATAATATTCCAGCAGAAAACGGCGACGCAAATATGCCCGTTCCTGCTGATAAAAGAATGGATATCTCTTTTGATAACGTAGTTTTTGGTTTTTTGGGTAAAAAACCGGTATTGCATAACATGTCATTTGAAATCAAATATGGGGAGAAAGTGGCGATCGTAAGCAGGTCGGGCAGTGGGAAGACAACTCTGGTCAAACTGCTGCTTAAGTTTTACACCCCTGAAAAAGGAAGGATAGGTATTGCGGGTATAGATATCAGGTCCATAAGAACTTCGGATCTGCGAAAGAAAATAGGGGTTGTCCACCAGAATGAGTATGTGCTTCCAGGAACAATGCGGGATAATGTCCGAATCGGTAAGCCCGACGCTTCAGATGATGAGCTTTTTCAAGCGCTCAGACATACCAATCTGTATGATTTCATAGTTGGTTTGCCTGCAGGGCTTGATACAGAAATTGGGGAGCGCGGAGTGGGGCTCTCTGACGGTGAGGTTCAGAGGTTGGCAATAAGCCGGGTAATTCTCAGGGATCCAGATATACTGATATTTGATGAGGCATTCTCAGAAATTGACCCACAGTCAGAATCTTTAATCCGGGAAGCTATATTCCAACTCTTCAGGGACAGGACAGTAATTTTCATCACACACCGACTTTCTGATGTCGCCTGGGCGGAGCGCGTTATTTTCATTGATGCCGGAAGGTTTATTGGAACGGCTCCACATAATGAACTTCTGGCAACTCTTCATGACTATCGGGAATTCTGGGAAGCTAACAATGCGGGGTAA
- a CDS encoding TonB-dependent receptor has translation MGNSVIVFLGVIALLISGSSVQSEVRGSITGSVYDMDLKVPIEYATVILYQLPDSSQVTGTITGKDGRFIITGVRPGEYYLEVSFIGYQVKRLENIQVASNGRVNLGDIYIRQTAVPVEEVRIFGTRPKLTYQIDRKVLNVAQRGIPPTGTAVDVLKDAPSVKVDAERNITLRGSSNFTVLIDSRPTLLEPKEALEQIPAVNIDRIEIITNPSAKYEAEGVTGIINVILKKQRQPGSSGLINASGGLPASYNGTLYLNYRQGIFSGYLGARAGRTRLTRRDVEQREIYSGDTTFYFVSKSLFPRVFFLLGVNGGFSMEFSPRDKTSFDVGIGRMDTEGRWDTEVSEWSSLSPDTGYYNSARRLRRPGPYHLFGFEQEHRLGKPGHKVLLRADYCRRYDDYLSRTERLDSNNRRTSGWQASQTGRLSLTRVQVDYTLPFTEQNQLEAGLGSRFDDALNGDTVSVLDTATGEYEILSQFSRQSHYNLNTNWAYSTFSGTWGNFGTKIGLRTEFWLQTVAVADNDTYRLKRLDFFPTLHLSYQLPRGQQMMASYARRINRPTARNLRPYLIWTDPNTRTEGNPELKPEFVHSFDFGYLLPIGGNRLSAEIYYRITQNAIDHIRSVDSENIIVSIPRNVGSSSALGGEFTFDFSPLRWWTVSLTGEIYDYQIKRGDFPKRGFIWSGSIDNQFQLPTNTQGRFLVSYDSPKVDAQGT, from the coding sequence ATGGGGAATAGTGTTATTGTTTTCTTGGGTGTTATCGCGCTGCTGATTAGCGGCAGTTCTGTCCAGTCTGAAGTGCGGGGTTCGATCACCGGTAGTGTTTATGATATGGATCTGAAGGTGCCGATTGAGTATGCAACGGTAATACTTTACCAGCTGCCCGACAGTTCCCAGGTTACGGGGACAATAACAGGAAAGGATGGGCGATTTATCATAACTGGAGTTAGGCCCGGAGAATACTACTTAGAGGTTTCATTCATCGGTTATCAGGTAAAAAGGCTTGAAAATATTCAGGTTGCGTCCAACGGAAGAGTTAATCTTGGCGACATTTACATCCGCCAGACCGCAGTACCGGTTGAAGAGGTTAGGATATTCGGAACCCGCCCGAAACTGACTTATCAGATCGACAGAAAGGTATTAAATGTTGCCCAGAGAGGTATTCCGCCGACAGGAACGGCGGTTGATGTTTTGAAGGATGCGCCGTCAGTAAAGGTTGATGCGGAGCGTAATATAACCTTGCGGGGAAGCAGTAATTTTACTGTCCTGATTGACAGTCGTCCAACGCTCCTTGAACCCAAGGAGGCGCTGGAACAGATTCCGGCGGTAAACATAGACCGGATTGAGATTATAACCAACCCGTCAGCAAAATATGAGGCAGAAGGAGTAACAGGGATAATCAATGTAATATTAAAGAAGCAGCGGCAACCGGGTTCAAGTGGACTCATTAATGCGAGTGGTGGACTTCCAGCAAGTTATAATGGGACCCTCTATCTGAATTACCGGCAGGGGATTTTTAGCGGTTACCTTGGTGCGAGGGCGGGTAGGACCCGGTTGACTCGGCGAGATGTGGAGCAGCGTGAGATTTACTCCGGTGATACGACATTTTACTTTGTCTCCAAATCGCTTTTCCCCCGGGTTTTCTTTTTGTTAGGGGTCAATGGCGGTTTTTCTATGGAGTTTTCTCCACGAGACAAAACCAGTTTTGATGTCGGTATCGGCAGAATGGATACGGAAGGCAGGTGGGACACCGAAGTTTCGGAGTGGTCGAGCCTTAGCCCTGATACTGGTTATTATAACAGTGCGCGAAGACTCAGGCGCCCCGGACCGTATCATCTCTTCGGTTTTGAACAGGAGCACCGATTGGGCAAGCCTGGGCATAAGGTTCTCCTGCGAGCCGATTACTGTCGACGGTATGATGATTATCTTTCCCGAACCGAGCGGCTTGACTCCAATAATCGTCGCACCAGCGGCTGGCAGGCAAGCCAGACCGGCAGGTTGAGCCTCACAAGAGTCCAGGTCGACTATACACTTCCTTTTACCGAACAGAATCAGTTGGAGGCAGGATTGGGCAGCCGATTTGATGACGCCTTGAATGGCGATACCGTATCAGTTCTTGATACTGCCACTGGTGAATATGAAATATTATCCCAATTCAGCCGTCAGAGTCATTATAACCTTAACACCAACTGGGCATACAGCACGTTTTCCGGAACCTGGGGTAATTTTGGCACCAAAATCGGGTTGCGAACGGAATTCTGGCTACAGACAGTTGCTGTTGCTGACAATGATACTTATCGGCTGAAAAGGCTTGACTTTTTCCCGACCCTGCATCTTTCCTATCAATTACCAAGGGGACAGCAGATGATGGCGAGTTATGCGCGCCGGATTAACCGACCGACTGCGCGCAACCTCCGGCCTTATTTAATCTGGACGGACCCGAATACCAGGACTGAGGGAAACCCAGAACTGAAACCGGAGTTTGTCCACTCGTTTGACTTCGGCTACCTGTTGCCGATTGGCGGAAACCGGCTGTCTGCCGAGATTTATTATCGGATTACTCAGAACGCAATTGACCATATCCGTTCGGTTGATTCAGAAAATATAATAGTAAGTATCCCCCGGAATGTTGGCAGCTCCAGCGCGCTGGGGGGTGAATTCACATTTGACTTTAGCCCGCTCAGATGGTGGACGGTGAGCCTCACCGGCGAAATATATGACTATCAGATAAAGCGGGGTGATTTCCCAAAAAGGGGTTTTATCTGGAGCGGTTCTATAGACAATCAGTTTCAACTGCCAACAAATACCCAGGGCCGGTTTCTTGTGTCTTACGATAGCCCGAAGGTTGATGCTCAGGGAACATAG
- a CDS encoding SWIB/MDM2 domain-containing protein, protein MPRGQALMNRTVKLTEAMQPVFGPGKTIKVRDINKKLWAYIKKHKLMTGEGPLMKRSVKLTPELQAIMGKKASVKVGEMMKLLWKYINANNLF, encoded by the coding sequence ATGCCGCGTGGACAAGCATTGATGAACCGCACCGTGAAGCTGACGGAGGCGATGCAGCCGGTCTTCGGTCCGGGGAAGACGATCAAGGTCCGGGATATCAACAAGAAGCTCTGGGCTTACATTAAGAAGCATAAGCTGATGACCGGCGAGGGACCGCTGATGAAGCGGAGCGTCAAGCTGACTCCGGAGCTGCAGGCGATCATGGGCAAGAAAGCCTCGGTCAAGGTCGGTGAAATGATGAAACTTCTCTGGAAATACATTAACGCCAATAATCTGTTCTAG
- a CDS encoding SpoIID/LytB domain-containing protein, with product MRTPVPGLILVVMIIAGCYQPVVVYQQSEHTPEPVLVRVRLTVPDSGVVISAEPELQVRIGGRAWKSKRVRVIFQPRGFRLADGDLPPQVFRDTAVITSGSGLLRVGSRRYRGAVLVFFLSDSGRTVVVNRLPLEEYLYSVVPCEIGPVNPETYEAVKAQAMAARSFTLSRLGRREGLGYDLYDSYLRDQEYRGAGAELVLASRAVDETRGEVLMYQNEVAEALYHGNCGGVTADGANPSLISVRDSPGAGGRPFCSWSDNFSWRMSIGLDSIERTLARLSGRSGRVRVKGVRLMRDNESHRVQKLYFKTDRGELTVNGADFRLALGLKSTFFELRISRGRVIFEGKGWGHGVGMCQDGAVGMSRLGYDYRQILKHYYPRLKLGRWY from the coding sequence ATGCGGACGCCGGTTCCTGGATTAATTCTGGTGGTAATGATAATCGCCGGCTGTTATCAGCCGGTGGTTGTTTATCAACAGTCAGAGCACACTCCTGAACCGGTTCTGGTGCGGGTCCGACTGACCGTGCCGGATAGTGGAGTGGTGATTAGCGCCGAGCCGGAACTGCAGGTCAGGATTGGCGGCAGAGCCTGGAAATCAAAACGGGTGCGGGTGATTTTTCAACCTCGGGGATTCCGGCTGGCGGATGGCGATCTGCCGCCGCAGGTATTCCGGGATACAGCGGTGATTACCAGCGGTTCGGGACTGCTCCGGGTCGGCTCCCGGCGCTATCGGGGTGCGGTGTTAGTCTTTTTTCTGAGCGATTCAGGGCGGACAGTGGTTGTCAACCGGTTGCCGCTGGAGGAGTATCTTTACAGTGTCGTTCCGTGTGAAATCGGTCCGGTCAATCCTGAAACCTACGAGGCGGTGAAGGCACAGGCGATGGCGGCGCGCAGTTTTACCCTGAGCCGGCTGGGCCGGCGGGAGGGGCTCGGTTATGATCTGTATGACAGCTACCTCCGGGATCAGGAGTACCGTGGTGCGGGTGCGGAGCTGGTGCTGGCAAGTCGGGCGGTTGATGAGACGCGCGGCGAGGTGCTGATGTATCAGAATGAAGTGGCGGAGGCGCTGTATCATGGCAACTGCGGCGGGGTAACTGCTGACGGCGCAAATCCCTCTCTGATCAGTGTCCGGGACAGTCCGGGCGCCGGCGGGCGTCCGTTCTGCAGCTGGAGCGACAACTTCTCCTGGCGGATGTCAATCGGACTTGACAGCATTGAGCGCACCCTTGCCCGTCTGAGCGGCAGATCAGGCAGGGTCCGGGTGAAGGGTGTCCGGCTGATGAGGGATAATGAATCACACCGGGTGCAGAAACTTTATTTTAAGACGGACCGGGGAGAGCTGACAGTAAATGGAGCTGATTTCCGTCTTGCTCTCGGTCTCAAATCCACTTTTTTTGAACTCAGGATCAGTCGGGGCAGGGTGATTTTTGAGGGCAAAGGCTGGGGGCATGGGGTCGGGATGTGTCAGGATGGAGCAGTCGGGATGTCAAGGCTGGGGTATGATTACCGGCAGATACTGAAGCATTATTATCCCCGGCTGAAGCTGGGTAGGTGGTACTGA
- a CDS encoding arginine decarboxylase, pyruvoyl-dependent: MVILPRYVFLTKGVGIHRERLASFEAALRDAGIAPYNLVRVSSIFPPYCRIISRQRGLNLLKPGQVLFVVMSDNATNEPHRLISASVGIAIPKDPSRYGYLSEYHSFGEREDRAGDYAEDLAAQMLATTLGVPFDPDLSYDKRKEIWKIAREIVRTQNITQTAIGNKNGLWTTVVAAAVFITDAPEEKEIAEEESQT, from the coding sequence ATGGTCATCCTGCCCCGCTATGTCTTTCTTACCAAAGGAGTCGGTATCCACCGGGAACGGCTTGCCAGTTTTGAGGCGGCACTGCGCGACGCCGGTATTGCACCTTACAATCTGGTGCGGGTATCTTCAATTTTCCCGCCCTACTGCCGGATCATCTCCCGTCAGCGCGGACTCAACCTGCTGAAACCTGGTCAGGTCCTGTTTGTGGTGATGAGTGACAACGCTACCAATGAACCCCACCGGCTGATTTCCGCCTCGGTGGGTATCGCCATTCCCAAGGACCCTTCCCGCTACGGTTACCTGTCCGAATATCACTCCTTTGGTGAACGGGAGGACCGCGCCGGCGATTACGCCGAGGACCTGGCAGCTCAGATGCTTGCCACCACGCTCGGCGTTCCCTTTGATCCGGATCTGAGCTACGACAAACGCAAGGAGATCTGGAAGATCGCCCGGGAGATCGTCCGCACCCAGAACATCACCCAGACCGCCATCGGTAACAAGAACGGCCTGTGGACAACTGTTGTGGCTGCCGCTGTTTTTATTACCGATGCCCCGGAAGAAAAGGAAATTGCTGAAGAAGAATCCCAGACCTGA
- a CDS encoding T9SS type A sorting domain-containing protein, whose translation MNFRWEYFGGIDTDVRMGGAITADYYLGYIYAFVGGGSRDFYRRWWGSYEEPESGGGQAEGVLLDDSCRGNSILVRQGEMVRLPCRVAKPGWVRSDVYSISGRKIRGLIIGQSGSGYPVVEWDTRDDAGRSVSAGVYLVRFATGNKAQTVRVVIK comes from the coding sequence GTGAATTTCCGCTGGGAGTATTTCGGTGGGATTGACACCGATGTCCGGATGGGTGGTGCAATTACTGCGGATTATTATCTGGGTTACATCTATGCGTTTGTAGGTGGTGGTTCGCGAGACTTTTACCGCCGATGGTGGGGCAGTTACGAGGAACCTGAGAGTGGTGGTGGACAGGCGGAGGGTGTATTACTTGACGATAGTTGTCGGGGCAATTCAATCTTAGTCCGTCAGGGGGAAATGGTCAGATTACCCTGCCGGGTGGCAAAGCCGGGCTGGGTCAGGAGTGATGTCTATTCAATCTCCGGCAGGAAAATCAGGGGCTTAATCATCGGTCAGTCTGGCTCCGGTTATCCGGTTGTGGAATGGGATACCCGTGATGATGCCGGCAGGTCCGTTTCCGCCGGGGTTTATCTGGTCCGGTTTGCCACCGGTAATAAAGCACAGACTGTCCGTGTGGTTATAAAGTAA
- a CDS encoding FlgD immunoglobulin-like domain containing protein — MKLAVFAVLVSVLNAVLYAQVIERMTPLPWLDYNGALEPYGVVAKELVLSQTENKLYCVSDHWISVIDCETNRIIKEIPYVRRFDDTYGYAGFWHRRTNRAYLYSLGGVDVIDFHNDSLIAQLWTINESFQGMVYDDSMDCLAVCDESTELRRFNAVVFFDGLTHRLIDYVVIGSGIPVRIVWAPEIQKYYVLSSIHLGSIYFTYWLNIIDARTRPLVAEQVLISDSAWEVRSSDMIYVNQHRKVYLALGNELVVFDCRGDSVYRRLNAAANLLAYDPGLDKIYAVTTGGDSTIYVIRAASDSILGRLILPCITPDQSYGLIPIPELKRLYLYSNVGVAVIDCQTDSLITLLAVNNNRQQGTVCYNPNNNCLYISSSNRIYVFDAAAHQLVDSIRGGVQISAIFWNPAVRKLYVFGNVSDRSLCSVLDETGRLLKSFGVGAPIYDEINVCLPDKSGNKIYVIVNEDQMVKVIDCIADTVLREIPVLPDPWMLTRTTRDKYLYCVHFAAPSRLTVIDTETDSVVQTVPLDFDGAIGCYWHAGVNKVYIAHHFRPFISVYDCSLKRVTHVIRVPYPVWYMYCDTVFNRVYVSPIHLDGVLFSIDAGADTVLKLFPGGRSRGWVTGANNKVYYNALTLSPQGYDEVIGVIDCAQESLIKVIYPGASVQTYLTTAFYDNKLFIPIDIRERPDAGRVDTTGVIVVDCINDRVIGYIEFPIGAPYFTLFVDVDRDGHRLFAQSRSRIYTIRLTPPGTSEGDGFGVSAVTVSPNPVSGNCVIRGSLPTSLLVVYDKAGRTVRILKPAVKAAETEWHWDGRDEKGNAVPAGVYFVRAAGSPKGGRLVLIR, encoded by the coding sequence TTGAAGCTGGCGGTTTTTGCAGTGCTGGTATCGGTTCTTAATGCAGTTCTTTATGCTCAGGTTATTGAACGGATGACACCACTTCCCTGGCTGGATTATAATGGAGCACTGGAGCCGTATGGTGTCGTGGCTAAGGAACTTGTTCTTTCGCAAACCGAGAATAAATTGTACTGTGTCAGTGATCACTGGATTTCGGTGATTGACTGCGAAACAAACCGTATTATCAAAGAGATTCCGTATGTTCGACGATTTGATGATACCTATGGTTATGCCGGATTCTGGCACAGGAGAACCAACCGGGCATATCTCTATTCACTGGGCGGGGTGGATGTGATTGACTTTCACAATGACAGTCTAATTGCCCAACTCTGGACTATCAACGAAAGTTTTCAGGGTATGGTTTATGACGATTCAATGGATTGCCTGGCGGTTTGTGATGAAAGTACTGAATTGAGAAGGTTTAATGCAGTGGTATTTTTTGACGGGTTAACCCATCGTCTGATTGATTATGTTGTGATAGGGTCCGGAATCCCGGTGCGGATTGTCTGGGCACCTGAGATTCAGAAGTATTATGTTCTAAGTTCAATCCATTTAGGCTCAATATATTTCACCTACTGGCTGAATATCATTGATGCCCGGACCAGACCTTTGGTTGCTGAACAGGTTCTTATCAGCGATTCCGCGTGGGAAGTAAGATCTTCAGATATGATTTATGTCAATCAGCACCGGAAGGTTTACCTGGCTTTGGGGAATGAGTTGGTGGTCTTTGACTGTCGTGGTGATTCGGTATACCGTCGGTTAAATGCCGCTGCTAATTTACTTGCTTATGATCCCGGTCTGGATAAAATCTATGCTGTAACCACAGGAGGCGATTCAACAATTTATGTAATCAGGGCGGCAAGTGACAGCATACTGGGCCGACTGATTCTGCCGTGTATTACACCTGATCAGTCTTACGGACTGATTCCGATTCCGGAATTAAAAAGGCTCTATCTTTACTCTAATGTCGGGGTTGCGGTAATTGACTGCCAGACAGATTCGTTAATTACACTGCTCGCTGTTAATAATAACCGCCAGCAGGGTACAGTCTGCTACAATCCCAACAACAATTGTCTTTACATCAGCAGTAGTAACCGGATATATGTATTTGATGCGGCAGCGCATCAGCTGGTGGACAGCATTCGGGGCGGCGTTCAGATCAGCGCTATCTTCTGGAATCCGGCGGTGCGGAAACTTTATGTTTTTGGCAATGTTTCGGACAGGTCGCTGTGTTCGGTTCTTGACGAGACCGGCAGGCTGCTGAAATCATTTGGAGTCGGCGCGCCGATTTATGACGAAATAAATGTCTGTTTACCGGATAAATCGGGAAACAAGATTTATGTGATAGTCAATGAGGATCAGATGGTGAAGGTGATTGACTGCATTGCCGATACGGTGCTCCGTGAGATTCCGGTGCTACCCGACCCCTGGATGCTGACCAGGACAACCCGTGATAAATACCTTTACTGTGTTCATTTCGCCGCTCCGAGCAGATTGACCGTCATTGATACCGAAACCGACAGCGTGGTGCAAACGGTTCCACTTGATTTCGACGGGGCTATAGGGTGTTACTGGCATGCAGGTGTAAACAAAGTTTATATTGCCCATCACTTCAGGCCTTTTATTTCGGTGTATGACTGTTCATTGAAACGGGTAACTCATGTTATTCGGGTGCCTTATCCTGTTTGGTACATGTACTGCGATACTGTTTTCAACCGTGTTTATGTCTCGCCAATTCACCTTGACGGGGTGCTTTTTTCAATTGACGCCGGTGCTGATACGGTGCTGAAGCTGTTTCCGGGGGGGAGGTCTAGGGGCTGGGTAACCGGTGCTAATAATAAGGTATATTACAACGCCCTTACACTTTCACCGCAGGGGTATGATGAGGTGATCGGAGTAATAGACTGTGCCCAGGAGAGTCTGATAAAGGTGATTTATCCGGGGGCAAGCGTTCAGACTTATTTGACGACAGCATTCTACGATAATAAGCTATTTATCCCCATAGACATTCGGGAGAGACCTGATGCGGGGAGGGTGGACACTACCGGGGTGATCGTCGTTGACTGCATTAATGACCGGGTTATCGGTTACATAGAATTTCCGATTGGAGCACCGTATTTCACCTTATTTGTTGATGTTGACCGTGATGGACACCGTCTCTTTGCCCAGTCCCGGAGCCGGATTTACACGATCAGGCTGACGCCACCTGGGACAAGTGAAGGTGATGGGTTTGGAGTCAGTGCGGTGACGGTCAGTCCCAATCCGGTTTCCGGGAATTGTGTTATCCGCGGTTCGCTGCCAACATCTCTCCTGGTGGTTTATGATAAAGCCGGCAGGACAGTCCGGATACTGAAGCCGGCAGTCAAAGCCGCAGAAACGGAGTGGCACTGGGACGGCAGAGATGAAAAAGGTAATGCCGTTCCCGCGGGCGTTTATTTTGTCCGGGCGGCAGGATCACCCAAAGGGGGAAGGCTGGTTCTGATTCGCTGA